One genomic segment of Chitinophaga sancti includes these proteins:
- a CDS encoding transposase, whose translation MLKDGYTHIEKLSWDNYNEGGLLIECLETHKRLFGCYPERVLGDQLFGTRENRRYMKEKGIRYVGKPLGRPSSDSKQQKRLLQKQMPERNAIEGKFGQGKNAYGLGKIKARLKDTAESWVMSIYFVMNLLKLAAGSFLSLLQIYYWLVTEGYLTIMVSCPDAQLRPRYMRRMEW comes from the coding sequence TTGTTGAAAGATGGTTACACACATATTGAGAAGCTGAGTTGGGATAATTACAATGAAGGAGGATTACTAATCGAATGCCTGGAAACCCATAAACGCTTGTTTGGGTGTTATCCGGAGCGGGTATTAGGAGATCAGTTGTTCGGCACACGTGAAAACCGACGATACATGAAGGAAAAAGGGATCCGTTATGTTGGCAAGCCATTGGGTCGGCCCTCATCAGATAGTAAGCAGCAAAAGCGATTATTGCAAAAGCAGATGCCGGAACGAAATGCGATTGAAGGGAAATTTGGACAGGGGAAAAATGCATACGGTCTGGGTAAGATCAAGGCCCGTCTTAAGGATACAGCTGAGAGTTGGGTGATGTCTATTTACTTTGTTATGAATCTGCTTAAACTGGCAGCAGGTTCTTTTTTGTCATTACTCCAAATCTATTACTGGCTGGTAACAGAGGGTTATTTAACGATAATGGTGAGTTGCCCGGATGCACAACTTAGACCTCGATATATGAGACGTATGGAATGGTAA
- a CDS encoding transposase, translated as MIRYTPAKQLTLEGFSTPFSQQLSTSNRWVILAAKIPWDKLADVYYKKMRADFGAPTLSARMVIGAVIIKHILNIDDREVVEQITENIYLQYFVGLSSFQQEAPFDASLMVSIRKRLGVEVMSRLNEIILQEAGLTKAKEEKTSDAGSKDESDGDGGESNKVGCQADAEIVKETPSEGLSGTLMLDATVSEQQIDYPTDIKLLNEGRRQLEGIIERGCLAAELIMPRMYRNIARKQYLNIAKKKNKSKRDIRRGIRQQLQYVKRDLKYINWLIETGPTFKETLKPKEWTLIQVIQEMYRQQVEMYKKREQKISDRIVSIYQPHVRPMPRAKTAYQRSLAASNWFVERWLHTY; from the coding sequence ATGATACGTTATACACCTGCAAAACAATTGACATTAGAAGGTTTTTCCACACCCTTCTCGCAGCAGTTATCCACTTCCAACAGGTGGGTTATACTCGCTGCAAAGATTCCGTGGGACAAACTGGCGGATGTGTATTATAAAAAGATGCGGGCTGATTTCGGAGCGCCAACCTTGAGTGCGCGGATGGTAATTGGTGCGGTGATCATCAAACATATACTGAATATAGACGATCGTGAGGTAGTAGAGCAGATCACAGAAAACATATATCTGCAATATTTTGTAGGTCTAAGCAGTTTTCAACAGGAAGCTCCCTTTGATGCATCGCTGATGGTCAGTATTAGAAAACGGTTAGGCGTAGAGGTGATGTCCAGGTTGAATGAGATTATCTTGCAGGAAGCGGGATTAACCAAAGCGAAAGAAGAGAAAACATCGGATGCCGGCAGTAAGGATGAAAGTGATGGGGATGGAGGAGAGAGCAATAAAGTTGGCTGCCAGGCGGATGCAGAGATAGTAAAAGAAACGCCATCTGAAGGACTATCAGGAACATTGATGTTAGACGCGACGGTGTCAGAGCAACAGATCGATTATCCAACGGATATTAAGTTATTAAATGAGGGGCGCCGTCAATTGGAAGGGATAATAGAGCGGGGATGTCTGGCTGCTGAACTGATTATGCCGCGGATGTATCGCAATATAGCCAGGAAGCAATATTTGAACATTGCCAAAAAGAAAAACAAAAGCAAAAGAGACATACGCAGGGGTATCCGTCAGCAATTGCAATATGTTAAGCGGGATTTAAAGTATATCAACTGGCTGATTGAAACAGGACCTACTTTTAAGGAGACATTGAAACCGAAAGAGTGGACGTTAATACAAGTGATCCAGGAAATGTATCGTCAGCAGGTAGAGATGTATAAGAAAAGAGAACAGAAAATATCTGATCGGATTGTAAGTATCTATCAACCGCATGTGCGTCCGATGCCGAGAGCAAAGACCGCGTATCAACGGAGTTTGGCAGCAAGCAACTGGTTTGTTGAAAGATGGTTACACACATATTGA